Proteins encoded in a region of the Methanofollis tationis genome:
- a CDS encoding histidinol phosphate phosphatase domain-containing protein: MSGLYDLHTHTTMSDGELLPIELVRRLSVLGYEIVAIADHVDCTNIAQVIAATACLKKSAARYGVRLLSGVEITHVPPEEIAELAAYARDEGADIVVVHGESPVEPVAPGTNHAACSCADVDILAHPGFITPEDARLAAKNRVALEITSRNGHNRTNGYVAVAAREAGCMIVVDSDAHAPSDLLGREAKVAVARGAGLTEEEVTRSLSLKIVSDLLAR, translated from the coding sequence ATGAGCGGGCTCTACGACCTGCACACCCATACCACGATGAGCGACGGCGAACTCCTCCCCATCGAGCTGGTCCGCCGCCTCAGCGTGCTCGGCTACGAGATCGTTGCCATCGCCGATCACGTCGACTGCACGAATATCGCGCAGGTAATCGCCGCCACCGCATGCCTGAAGAAGAGCGCCGCGCGTTATGGCGTCCGTCTCCTCAGCGGGGTGGAGATCACCCATGTCCCCCCGGAGGAGATCGCCGAACTCGCAGCCTATGCACGCGATGAGGGGGCAGACATTGTCGTCGTGCATGGCGAGTCGCCGGTGGAGCCGGTCGCCCCGGGTACAAACCATGCCGCCTGCTCGTGTGCCGATGTGGACATCCTCGCTCATCCGGGTTTCATCACCCCTGAGGATGCACGCCTCGCCGCGAAGAACCGGGTCGCTCTTGAGATCACCTCGCGAAATGGGCATAACCGGACGAACGGCTATGTAGCGGTGGCGGCGCGGGAGGCGGGCTGCATGATTGTGGTGGACTCGGATGCCCATGCGCCCTCGGACCTTCTCGGTCGTGAGGCAAAAGTGGCAGTAGCACGCGGGGCAGGGCTAACAGAGGAAGAAGTTACGAGATCGCTATCCC
- a CDS encoding signal recognition particle subunit SRP19/SEC65 family protein, translating into MERLCILYPCYFQAGLKRAEGRRVPRGRAVKSLTLMELEAALKKCGYPYRVEEKHHPAHWHKREGRVAVTCTEPKGDVIRKVAQAIEVKR; encoded by the coding sequence ATGGAACGTCTGTGCATCCTCTATCCCTGCTATTTTCAGGCCGGGCTGAAGCGGGCTGAGGGGCGGCGCGTCCCCCGGGGCCGAGCCGTAAAGAGCCTCACCCTCATGGAACTCGAAGCAGCGCTGAAAAAATGCGGCTATCCCTACCGGGTCGAGGAGAAACACCACCCGGCACACTGGCACAAACGTGAGGGGCGGGTGGCGGTGACCTGCACTGAACCGAAGGGCGATGTCATACGGAAGGTGGCGCAGGCCATTGAGGTGAAGCGATGA